A genome region from Leifsonia sp. Root112D2 includes the following:
- a CDS encoding YqaJ viral recombinase family protein gives MLSLFEEQASVPVPELAEGPNHLSRIVADSTDRVAWLRARSRGVTATDVAKLATARSIQAAAFDKLNGSGFTGNAYTDHGKAREPEIARWVLTEYGIRPSSALFHAVSNTAHLATPDGIALRHGNRLELAEIKTTNKLWRSIPRSYLRQVWWQQYVLGAERTLVVWEQHKDFVPVGTHPECRWVDRDENEIAMLVGFADQLLELVAAGRSRARETG, from the coding sequence ATGCTCTCCCTCTTCGAGGAACAGGCATCGGTCCCAGTCCCTGAGCTTGCCGAGGGGCCCAATCACCTTTCGCGCATCGTCGCCGACTCCACCGATCGCGTCGCCTGGCTGCGCGCCCGCAGCCGTGGCGTCACGGCAACGGATGTCGCGAAGCTGGCCACCGCGCGCTCCATTCAGGCGGCCGCCTTCGACAAGCTCAACGGCAGTGGATTCACGGGCAACGCCTACACCGACCACGGCAAGGCGCGGGAGCCGGAGATCGCCCGCTGGGTACTCACCGAGTACGGCATCCGCCCCAGTTCGGCGCTGTTTCATGCGGTATCGAACACCGCGCATCTGGCCACCCCGGACGGCATCGCGCTGCGCCATGGCAACAGGCTCGAGCTCGCCGAGATCAAGACGACGAACAAACTCTGGCGCAGCATCCCGCGCTCCTACCTGCGCCAGGTGTGGTGGCAGCAGTACGTGCTCGGCGCCGAGCGCACCCTCGTGGTGTGGGAGCAGCACAAGGACTTCGTGCCGGTGGGCACGCATCCGGAATGCCGCTGGGTGGACCGCGACGAGAACGAGATAGCGATGCTCGTGGGCTTCGCCGATCAGCTCCTGGAACTT